In Vibrio mangrovi, the DNA window ACATAATGGCATCCGGTTTATAGATAAAGGTATTACTCAACATTGCGGCATTGGCTCCGGGAACAAACAGCATACTTCTGCGCAGTCGACTCATGACAATAGACTCCAATCGATCTGTTCTACATCACAGGCCCGCATCACCGCAGCCTGCACCCGTGCCTGAATTACACAATCCAGAGCACCCTTATCTTCAATGGTTAAAATTGCATCACGAACCTGCAACTCCCGCAGAGATTCAAGAACAACTTTCCTGATTACTTCTCCGAATTGCTTTTGCACAGTACTGTCGAGATGAATAATGATGCCACCTTCATCATTAGGAACGATCCGAACCTGAAGATCACTGGACTCCAGAGTTCCTGCAAACGCTGGTTGTTTAATTTCCATGAGTTTGGCCTTTTTAATTTTAAATTCTCTACATGGGATGCCGTTCAGGCCGCAACAGACTTTGGCGTATTGTGGCGCAGAACATCATCACGAAATAAAATCTGGCAGGTAGTTTCCGGTACGAGTTCCGCAACCTGCTCATAGTCTTGCTGGATTAATAATTGACGTACTCTTGAAGCTGATACCGGCTCACCACCAATCACTTTCCTTGGCACTTCTATGATTTCAATAGCCCGAGGTAATGAAGCCGACGTTTCCAGCCAGTAATGCATCGATTCGTTATAATGGCTGGTCACCGGACAGAGCGGCTCTGTACCGACATACCGGTGAGTTATTCCCAGTGCAGGGACAATGCCGTCACGGAATAATTTAAGATCCAGAGCGGTATGACAGTAATTGATTTTTTTCTGATCTTTGATGAAATAGGTCGGAAATGTTGCCCGCGAGATCATATAATCCGAGCCGGGATGAACCGTGATATTTTTCAGATGTCGTGTCCCTTCCCGAATCATTTTCAGCCGTTCAGTATAAGAAAAATCTTTCCCTTCTTCCCGGACAACAAACAGATGAACCCAATCACATTCTGCGCAAGCTTTGTCTACAAGATACTGATGACCCAGAGTGAACGGATTTGCATTCATCACAATACTACCGATACGATGGCCGGAGACTTTCAACAGTTTGAGTTGCTGACAGTATGAACGGAAGCGGTTCGGACTATTTTCCATGAGAATCATGGCATCATCGACTTGAGCAAGCGGGAAAAAACCAGACTGGCGAAATAAATTAAAATTCTGAGGTTTGGTAAACAGAAACAGATTATAACGTCCCAGCTCATAAGCAAAATTAGTTAATTCTGTCATGAGTGTTAAAGAAAGCCCGCTTCCCCGGAACGTTTTCTCAATTGCAATCGACTTTAAAACTTTCCCGGCGATTGCCCCACAGGCTAATATCTGACCGGATAAATGTTTCCCTACAATGAAATATTCTACATCTTCATCAATATCCAGTCCGTTACTCGCCAGAAAGCTTCGAATTTTACTTATCTTGCAGCGATTCGTAATCGGAACCCGGGAAAAGGATATCTCGTCTAACATGCCGTACTGCCTCTGTATACCATACTTGTCACGGCATAGTGTGCGACTTTTATATCCATAAAATAATGATATGAATCACTTTATATGCGAGCTTAAAAACTCTTTATGAATTTAATGATTTAAATTACATATCTCATTGTTTTTAATAATAATCAAATAATAAAAACCATTAACGTCATTGATAATTTTAAAGCCACCCCATTCAATGAACTTTTTCACAATTATTGATCAATTTTTTCTCTAGATTGTTAAATTGAACATCAACCTACGGAAATTGATTATGAATGAAAAAACGTTACGAATAACAAAAACAAGTGACGTATCCAGCGGTCAATCGCTTCTGTCACAAATAAAAATATTCGGCATACCATTCCATTTGTTTGCCCTGCTATTTCTTGTAGTTCTGGCAGCACACGTAACTGATACACTACCAAATAATATTGTCGGTGGTTTCGGCTTCATGTTTGTCATTGGTGCAATCTTCGGAGAATTAGGGAAGCGCCTGCCTATATTCAATAAATATATTGGTGGTGCACCTGTTATGATTTTCCTTGTGGCAGCCTGGTTTGTCCATATGGGGCTGCTAACTCAGAAAGAAGTCTCGGTTGTCACTGATGTGATGAAAAAGACTGACTTTCTCGATCTATTCATTGCGGTATTAATTACCGGTTCAATTCTTGCCGTGAATAGAAAACTGCTGCTTCGTTCTCTGGTCGGTTATATTCCCACTATTCTTGCCGCAGTTGTTGGCGCATCTATTCTCGGAATTTTAGGCGGCCTGGCTTTCGGTATTCCTGTCGATCGGATCATGATGCTTTATGTTTTACCAATTATGGGCGGCGGTAATGGTGCCGGAGCAATTCCTCTGTCTGAAATCTATGAATCTGTCACTGGTGGCTCAAAAGAGCAGTACTATTCAGTTGCCATTGCCATCCTGACCATTGCAAACATTGTTGCGATCATCGCAGCAGCAGTTCTGAATGGTCTGGGAGACAAAATGCCTTCACTGACCGGTAACGGAGAATTGTTACGCAAATCGCAATTCAATGTCGAAGAAGATAACAAAACACCAAACATTACACCTCGTGAAATTGCTATTGGCCTGATGCTTGCTGCCTGTGTATACACCTTCTCAGTTTCATTATCCAAACATATCCTGCCCGGATTCGGTGATATTAAAATCCACACATTCGCTTACATGGTCATTATTGTCGCCATTATCAACGCTGTCGGTATTTGTACTGACGAAATAAAAGAAGGTGCCAAACGTCTCTCTTCCTTCTTTTCGAAACAACTGTTATGGGTTCTGATGGTTGGCGTCGGTATTGCTTATACAGATCTGGGTGAAATTATGAATGCCTTAACATTCACCAACGTCATCATTGCAGCCTTGATCGTATTCGGTGCAATTATTGGCGCCGCGCTGGGTGGCTGGTTCATGGGATTCTACCCGGTAGAATCCTCAATTACTGCCGGTTTGTGCATGGCCAACCGTGGAGGCTCCGGTGACCTTGAAGTTCTGGCAGCCTCCAACCGGATGAGCTTACTGTCTTATGCTCAAATTTCCTCACGTCTCGGTGGCGGTATCGTGTTGATCATCGCAAGTGTCGTGTTTGGTCTCTTCACTTAATACCATTCGACTTCATCTTTCAGCGCGCCATCCGGCGCGCTCAACCTGAAAGGTTCTCTTCAATGTCTGGACAATCACTATTTATGGAAGGAGTGAATCTCCTTGTCCTAGGGATGGGATTTGTTTTTATCTTTCTCGTTTTCCTTGTTTTTGCAACAAACGTCATGTCAAAGATGATCTGCCGTCATGTCGCTAAAACACAAACACCAGAAGTCCCACTTTATCCGGAGATATCACAACCGGCATCAATTGATGATGCTCAGCTTATTGCAGTGTTAACTGCTGCCGTTCACTGCCATCGTGCAAAACATTCTCAGTCGTAAAGGAGATATTTTGATGAATTCTGTTAAAAAAAGTATTGGTATTACCGATGTTGTTCTCAGAGATGCCCATCAATCTTTATTTGCTACCCGCCTCAGACTTGAGGATATGCTGCCGATTGCTGCTGAACTGGATGATATCGGTTACTGGTCTCTCGAATGTTGGGGAGGTGCAACATTTGATAGCTGTATCCGTTTTCTGGGAGAAGATCCCTGGGAAAGACTCCGGCAGTTGAAACAGGCGATTCCCAAAACCCCGTTGCAAATGTTACTCCGCGGTCAAAATTTACTGGGTTACCGGCACTACGCCGATGATGTAGTCGACACCTTTGTCGAGCGCGCGGTCAAAAACGGTATGGATGTTTTCCGGGTCTTCGACGCGATGAATGATGTCCGTAATATGAAACAGGCAATTCAGGCGGTGAAAAAAATGGGGGCACACGCTCAGGGAACCCTATCCTACACCACCAGCCCGGCCCACGATTTGAACACTTGGATCGATGTCGCTCAGCAACTGGCAGAAATTGGGGTTGATTCTATCGCACTCAAAGATATGGCAGGAATACTAACGCCTTACAGAGCTGAAGAACTGGTGTCTACGCTGAAAAAACAAGTCGGTGTCGAACTACACTTACACTGTCATTCAACTGCCGGGCTGGCAGATATGACCGTACTGAAAGCCATCGAAGCAGGTATTGATCGGGTTGATACAGCGATTTCATCAATGAGCGGAACCTATGGACATCCGCCGACAGAATCACTGGTTGCCACATTAGCCGATACACCATATGACACGGGACTGGATATTATCCGCTTAGAAAGAATCGCTGCTTATTTCAGAGACATCCGTAAGAAATATGCCTCGTTCGAAGGACAACTCAAAGGTTCAGACTCCCGGATTCTAGTTGCACAGGTTCCCGGTGGTATGTTGACCAACATGGAAAGCCAGTTAAAACAACAGAATGCACTGGATAAACTGGATGAAGTTTTAGAAGAGATTCCCCGAGTACGCAAAGATCTCGGCTACCTGCCTCTGGTGACGCCAACATCACAAATTGTCGGTACTCAGGCCGTCATTAATGTCATGCTGGGAGAGCGTTACAAAAATATCACGAAGGAAACAGCTGGCGTGTTGCGTGGAGAATATGGCAAAACACCGATGCCGGTTGATCCAGAACTTCAGAGTCGGGTACTGGAAGGCAAAGAACCAATTACAGCTCGTCCGGCAGACTATCTTGGTGCCGAAATGCAAAAGTTATCAGAAGACGTCGTCAACGAAGCAAGAAGCAAAAATATTCCCCTCTCTACTCCACCGGTAGATGATGTCCTGACTATTGCTCTATTTGGGCAAGTTGGCTGGAAATTCCTTGCTAACCGTAACAATCCCGATGCTTTTGAACCCAAACCGGAAGTAGAAGTAAAACCGGCAGAAACGGAATCAGCCAAACAATCGGCAGTCACTCAGAGTGGTCATGGCGTGTACACCATCACAGTCAACCAGCAAAGTTATGTTGTGCAAGTTGATGAAGGTGGAGATATCAGTCAGGTTACAACCACCTCAGTAGCGGCATCCTCACCGGAGCAAAAAGATTCAGCGACGGAATCAGCCGATGGTGAAGTTATGTCAGCGCCGTTAGCCGGAAATATCTGGAAAATCCATGCCCAACCGGGAGAAACAGTACAGGAAGGTGATGTATTGCTGATTCTGGAAGCAATGAAGATGGAAACAGAAATCAGAGCGCCCAAAAATGGTGTTATCCAGCGAATCACGATCAGTGAAGGTGATTCCGTGCAGGTGGGTGACGCTCTGTTGATGATTGCGTAACAAGGTAAAATGATATGAACCAAGCGATCGCACTAATCAATGACTTTGGCCTGTTCCATATCTCTCTGGGACAAACCATCATGATCCTGGTCGGACTGTTACTCCTCTATCTGGCCATTGTTAAAAACTTCGAACCACTACTTTTGGTTCCTATCGGTTTCGGCGGGATACTGGCAAACTTACCGGATGCAGGTCTGGCACTTTCAGCAATTGAAAACGCCATGCATGCAGCCAGGCCAGAAGTCATGGCTGAGTTTGCCCGGATACTCCACACATCCGCAGATTCTACCGAGATCGTCAAGCAGGCTATGCTCACGGCTACACCGAAACAACTGACAGAAATTCATCTGCTCGCTGAACAATATCAGTATAGTGATGGAATGTTATATCAGTTTTATAAAGTTGCTATTGCATCTGGTGCCGCCCCTCTTGTGATTTTCATGGGCGTCGGTGTAATGACTGACTTCGGCCCTTTACTGGCTAATCCCAAAACATTGCTGTT includes these proteins:
- the citD gene encoding citrate lyase acyl carrier protein, which produces MEIKQPAFAGTLESSDLQVRIVPNDEGGIIIHLDSTVQKQFGEVIRKVVLESLRELQVRDAILTIEDKGALDCVIQARVQAAVMRACDVEQIDWSLLS
- the citC gene encoding [citrate (pro-3S)-lyase] ligase yields the protein MLDEISFSRVPITNRCKISKIRSFLASNGLDIDEDVEYFIVGKHLSGQILACGAIAGKVLKSIAIEKTFRGSGLSLTLMTELTNFAYELGRYNLFLFTKPQNFNLFRQSGFFPLAQVDDAMILMENSPNRFRSYCQQLKLLKVSGHRIGSIVMNANPFTLGHQYLVDKACAECDWVHLFVVREEGKDFSYTERLKMIREGTRHLKNITVHPGSDYMISRATFPTYFIKDQKKINYCHTALDLKLFRDGIVPALGITHRYVGTEPLCPVTSHYNESMHYWLETSASLPRAIEIIEVPRKVIGGEPVSASRVRQLLIQQDYEQVAELVPETTCQILFRDDVLRHNTPKSVAA
- the citS gene encoding citrate/sodium symporter CitS — its product is MNEKTLRITKTSDVSSGQSLLSQIKIFGIPFHLFALLFLVVLAAHVTDTLPNNIVGGFGFMFVIGAIFGELGKRLPIFNKYIGGAPVMIFLVAAWFVHMGLLTQKEVSVVTDVMKKTDFLDLFIAVLITGSILAVNRKLLLRSLVGYIPTILAAVVGASILGILGGLAFGIPVDRIMMLYVLPIMGGGNGAGAIPLSEIYESVTGGSKEQYYSVAIAILTIANIVAIIAAAVLNGLGDKMPSLTGNGELLRKSQFNVEEDNKTPNITPREIAIGLMLAACVYTFSVSLSKHILPGFGDIKIHTFAYMVIIVAIINAVGICTDEIKEGAKRLSSFFSKQLLWVLMVGVGIAYTDLGEIMNALTFTNVIIAALIVFGAIIGAALGGWFMGFYPVESSITAGLCMANRGGSGDLEVLAASNRMSLLSYAQISSRLGGGIVLIIASVVFGLFT
- a CDS encoding OadG family protein, translating into MSGQSLFMEGVNLLVLGMGFVFIFLVFLVFATNVMSKMICRHVAKTQTPEVPLYPEISQPASIDDAQLIAVLTAAVHCHRAKHSQS
- the oadA gene encoding sodium-extruding oxaloacetate decarboxylase subunit alpha, with translation MNSVKKSIGITDVVLRDAHQSLFATRLRLEDMLPIAAELDDIGYWSLECWGGATFDSCIRFLGEDPWERLRQLKQAIPKTPLQMLLRGQNLLGYRHYADDVVDTFVERAVKNGMDVFRVFDAMNDVRNMKQAIQAVKKMGAHAQGTLSYTTSPAHDLNTWIDVAQQLAEIGVDSIALKDMAGILTPYRAEELVSTLKKQVGVELHLHCHSTAGLADMTVLKAIEAGIDRVDTAISSMSGTYGHPPTESLVATLADTPYDTGLDIIRLERIAAYFRDIRKKYASFEGQLKGSDSRILVAQVPGGMLTNMESQLKQQNALDKLDEVLEEIPRVRKDLGYLPLVTPTSQIVGTQAVINVMLGERYKNITKETAGVLRGEYGKTPMPVDPELQSRVLEGKEPITARPADYLGAEMQKLSEDVVNEARSKNIPLSTPPVDDVLTIALFGQVGWKFLANRNNPDAFEPKPEVEVKPAETESAKQSAVTQSGHGVYTITVNQQSYVVQVDEGGDISQVTTTSVAASSPEQKDSATESADGEVMSAPLAGNIWKIHAQPGETVQEGDVLLILEAMKMETEIRAPKNGVIQRITISEGDSVQVGDALLMIA